In one Nostoc sp. KVJ3 genomic region, the following are encoded:
- a CDS encoding DEAD/DEAH box helicase translates to MTDAFSRLAPFIQEYIYHHQWTELRPVQIAACEVIFDTDAHLLVTAATAAGKTEAAFLPILTLLHTNPAATIGALYISPIKALINDQFERLNDLLKEADIPVWHWHGDVSQGRKNKLLKNPQGILQITPESLESLLINKNNDILRLFGDLRFVIIDEIHAFMGSDRGCQIICQLQRLAKLTQKQPRRIGLSATLGDYSIAEDWLRSGTDKPVITPQADGIKRQIKLAVEHFYITDEVDESEATDYEQYIFNLSKSRKCLIFANNRTRTESIIASLRQIATEQGLPDIYHVHHGSISASLRQAAENAMREPNNPAVTAATLTLELGIDIGHLERVIQLESPLSVASFLQRLGRSGRRGEAADMRFICAEEKPLSEASLPEQIPWQLLQSIAIIQLYLEEQWIEPIKPIKYPLSLLYHQTMSILTAIGELSPNALAKQVFSLPPFAAISKEDFQLFLRYLIDIGHIQHTEQGKLILGLAGEKIVRKFQFYAVFAEQQEYIVKQGATEIGSIVTPPAVGNQFALAGRSWEVVEVDFKKKAIFVKQAEGKASIYWRGSGGTIHTKVLQRMQQVLFENTEYSYLQKNALQRLRKVRQLVQDVGLDKQNILQLEKEKCCIFPWMGTVAYRTLERLLNSYCRESLEIISIGGLNPYYFTIKLGKDKFKSLYHEIASLCEQRIISEDLLSTSEAPEIHKYDRFIPHSLLRKAFASDYLDMRELKQQVALWRE, encoded by the coding sequence ATGACCGATGCTTTTAGCCGACTTGCACCCTTTATCCAAGAATATATTTATCATCATCAATGGACTGAATTACGACCAGTTCAAATTGCTGCTTGCGAGGTTATATTTGACACCGATGCTCACTTGCTAGTTACTGCTGCAACTGCTGCGGGTAAAACGGAAGCAGCCTTTCTGCCAATTTTGACTTTATTACATACCAACCCTGCTGCAACTATAGGAGCATTATATATTAGTCCAATCAAAGCTTTAATTAACGATCAATTTGAGCGTCTCAACGACTTACTCAAAGAAGCAGATATTCCAGTTTGGCACTGGCACGGTGATGTTTCTCAAGGCCGAAAAAACAAGCTTTTAAAAAATCCTCAAGGAATTCTCCAAATTACACCAGAATCTTTAGAAAGTTTATTAATCAACAAAAATAATGACATACTCCGCTTATTTGGTGACTTAAGATTTGTCATTATTGATGAAATTCACGCTTTTATGGGAAGCGATCGCGGTTGTCAAATTATTTGCCAATTACAACGTTTAGCAAAGTTAACACAAAAACAACCGCGCCGTATTGGTTTATCGGCAACTCTTGGTGATTACTCAATAGCTGAAGATTGGTTGCGTTCAGGAACAGATAAGCCAGTAATTACACCGCAAGCTGACGGGATAAAACGCCAAATCAAACTAGCTGTAGAACATTTTTATATTACTGATGAAGTAGATGAATCAGAGGCAACAGATTATGAACAATATATTTTCAACCTCAGCAAATCTCGCAAATGCCTAATATTTGCTAATAATCGCACGCGGACTGAATCTATCATTGCATCTTTGCGACAAATTGCCACAGAACAAGGACTACCAGATATATATCATGTCCATCATGGGAGTATATCTGCTAGCTTGCGACAAGCTGCTGAGAATGCAATGCGTGAACCTAACAATCCAGCAGTTACTGCCGCTACTCTGACTTTAGAATTAGGTATAGATATCGGTCATTTAGAGCGAGTTATTCAGTTAGAATCACCTTTGTCTGTAGCTAGTTTTTTACAGCGCTTGGGACGTAGTGGTAGGAGAGGTGAAGCTGCTGATATGCGCTTTATCTGTGCTGAAGAAAAGCCATTGTCAGAAGCTTCTCTACCAGAACAAATACCCTGGCAATTGTTGCAGTCTATCGCTATTATTCAACTTTATTTAGAAGAGCAATGGATTGAACCAATCAAACCGATTAAATATCCTTTGAGTTTGCTTTATCACCAGACAATGAGTATTTTAACAGCAATAGGAGAACTTTCACCTAATGCCTTAGCTAAACAAGTTTTTAGCTTACCGCCCTTTGCAGCTATTTCCAAAGAAGATTTCCAATTATTTCTCCGCTATTTAATCGATATTGGTCATATTCAGCATACCGAGCAAGGTAAATTAATCCTGGGTTTGGCAGGAGAAAAAATTGTGAGGAAGTTTCAGTTTTATGCTGTCTTTGCTGAACAGCAAGAATATATTGTTAAGCAAGGTGCAACGGAAATTGGCAGTATTGTTACGCCACCTGCTGTTGGTAATCAATTTGCTTTAGCTGGTAGAAGTTGGGAAGTTGTAGAAGTTGACTTTAAAAAGAAGGCTATTTTTGTTAAACAAGCTGAGGGTAAAGCTAGTATTTATTGGCGTGGGAGTGGTGGCACTATTCATACCAAAGTTTTACAACGAATGCAACAGGTTTTATTTGAAAATACTGAGTATAGCTATTTACAAAAAAATGCTTTGCAACGTTTACGTAAAGTTCGCCAGTTGGTGCAGGATGTTGGATTAGATAAACAAAATATTTTGCAATTGGAAAAAGAGAAATGCTGTATTTTTCCTTGGATGGGTACGGTTGCTTATCGCACCTTAGAAAGATTACTAAATTCCTACTGTAGAGAATCATTGGAAATTATCAGTATTGGCGGATTAAATCCCTATTACTTCACAATTAAATTAGGCAAGGATAAATTTAAATCTCTTTATCATGAGATTGCTTCATTATGTGAGCAAAGAATTATTTCAGAAGATTTACTCAGTACTTCAGAAGCACCAGAAATTCATAAGTACGATCGATTTATTCCTCATTCACTTTTACGAAAAGCTTTTGCTAGCGATTATTTAGATATGAGAGAATTAAAACAGCAAGTGGCACTGTGGAGAGAATAG
- a CDS encoding pentapeptide repeat-containing protein — MSRDALVVGINMYDRLKSLNAPAADAEAIAQILQQYGEFQVTRLPAVKDKENETIRIGKQTKVSLTQLERAIVQLFKPDGKPPDTALLYFSGHGLRKNLGIQEGFLATSEVNPDAGNWGLSLQWLRRLLQESEVRQQIVILDCCYSGEVLNFAEADPGDRGKGRDRCFIAASRDFEVAFEEINSQHSVLTAALLKGLEPKQDRWVSNYTLVDLLNQEHHPFPQRPIFANSGEAINLTRKWNSSVVNSTVQISAICPYKGLSYFDCTEADANLFYGRTALTDELLEKVRSGNFLAVLGASGSGKSSVVRAGLLYQLKLGRRLSGSDTWQLKIFRPGINPLQNLALAFVESELSDIERASQLAKAEELIAKGAVGLGQLITAAQTQRVVLVVDQFEETFTQCQDITKRQQLFECVLGALQRDDNKLCLIITMRADFFGKCLEQEYGGLAKKIQDHLVTVTPMIREELETAIIKPAEYMNLAVESELVSQMIADVENSPGSLPLLQYTLTELWQQRTEERLTLTTYSKLDGVRGTLQTHATEVYESLSLAEQQATKRIFLELTQLGEGTEDTRRQVVQRDLVTSQHPEFVINRIIQRLADEKLVVTSTLSNQIAVVDVAHEALIRHWLLLRKWIEESRDILRQKRKIEVAAVEWQDKGKVKDYLLQGKRLTEAKVFQKEQSKNLRLSNLAINFIQVSIRQRWSNRFKSIVLFSIIPLGLSIYLGIVAEKEIRIRELWQTVDADKGKEYSQARNQALEKLVKAGESLTNRDFSNANLSRTNLIKANLNSTNLSGANLTYADLLKADLEFGNFSHANLSHANLFQTYLGYADFSHANLIGARLAGANLWGVNLEGANLSNANLEAANLGGANLSNANLSNTELIRAVYTKETKFPKNFNPANKTMYLIDSNADLSDADLAGVNLSGANLRGADLNFANLSGVDFGGANLSDASLGGANLSDADLGGANLSGANLRRAVYTKSTKFSYDFNPADKQMYLIGDNTNLKGINLSGTNLRNTNYLNGVDLSYADLSYVNLIEASLSYTNLSYANLRYANLRYANLSGANLEGTNLEGADFSGIKNLIPEQVKAGKNWEKAKYDEDFRIKLGLPPELAK; from the coding sequence ATGAGTCGAGACGCTTTAGTGGTGGGAATTAATATGTATGACCGCTTAAAGAGTCTCAACGCACCAGCTGCCGATGCTGAAGCGATCGCTCAAATTTTACAACAATATGGTGAATTTCAGGTAACGCGGCTCCCAGCAGTCAAAGACAAGGAAAATGAGACGATTCGCATTGGTAAGCAAACTAAAGTTAGTTTAACTCAGTTAGAAAGAGCGATCGTCCAATTATTTAAGCCAGACGGTAAGCCGCCAGACACAGCGCTACTGTATTTTTCCGGTCATGGGTTACGGAAAAATTTAGGAATTCAGGAAGGTTTTTTAGCGACAAGTGAAGTCAACCCTGACGCAGGTAATTGGGGATTATCTCTACAATGGCTGCGGCGACTGCTGCAAGAAAGTGAAGTCAGACAACAAATTGTGATTTTGGATTGCTGCTATAGCGGAGAGGTGCTAAATTTTGCAGAGGCAGATCCAGGCGATCGGGGTAAAGGTAGAGACAGGTGTTTTATTGCGGCTTCTCGTGATTTTGAAGTCGCTTTTGAAGAAATTAACAGCCAACACAGCGTTCTCACGGCTGCACTGCTGAAAGGTTTGGAACCAAAACAAGACCGTTGGGTGAGTAACTACACCTTAGTAGACTTGCTCAATCAAGAACATCACCCGTTCCCGCAGCGTCCCATTTTTGCTAACTCTGGTGAAGCAATTAATCTCACCCGCAAATGGAATTCCTCTGTTGTTAACTCCACAGTACAAATATCAGCTATTTGTCCTTACAAAGGGTTATCTTATTTTGATTGCACAGAAGCAGATGCTAACTTATTTTATGGCAGAACAGCGTTAACCGACGAATTATTAGAAAAAGTGCGATCGGGTAATTTCCTCGCTGTGTTGGGAGCATCAGGAAGTGGGAAGTCTAGTGTGGTCAGAGCAGGTTTACTTTATCAATTAAAGTTAGGGCGTAGGTTATCAGGTAGCGATACTTGGCAGTTGAAAATATTTCGACCAGGGATTAATCCCTTACAAAATTTAGCACTGGCATTTGTAGAATCAGAATTATCAGATATTGAACGCGCATCTCAATTGGCAAAAGCAGAAGAATTAATTGCCAAAGGCGCAGTTGGTTTAGGACAGTTGATTACTGCTGCACAAACTCAGCGCGTCGTGTTAGTGGTAGACCAATTTGAAGAAACTTTTACTCAATGTCAAGACATTACAAAACGACAGCAGCTTTTTGAATGTGTGTTAGGTGCTTTGCAGCGTGATGATAATAAACTCTGCCTAATAATCACAATGCGGGCTGATTTCTTTGGCAAATGTCTGGAGCAAGAGTATGGCGGACTTGCTAAGAAGATTCAAGATCATTTAGTAACAGTAACACCCATGATTCGGGAGGAATTAGAAACAGCAATTATCAAACCTGCTGAATATATGAACTTAGCAGTAGAATCGGAATTAGTTTCTCAAATGATTGCAGATGTAGAAAATTCACCGGGGAGTTTACCGTTATTGCAGTACACTCTGACAGAACTATGGCAGCAAAGAACTGAAGAACGGTTAACCCTGACTACCTATAGCAAACTAGATGGAGTCAGGGGAACCCTGCAAACACACGCTACAGAAGTTTATGAGTCATTATCACTTGCGGAACAGCAAGCAACAAAGCGGATTTTTTTAGAATTGACGCAGTTGGGAGAAGGAACAGAAGATACACGTAGACAGGTTGTGCAACGAGATTTAGTTACTTCACAGCATCCAGAATTTGTGATTAATAGAATAATTCAACGGTTAGCTGATGAAAAGCTAGTTGTCACCAGTACCTTATCTAATCAAATTGCTGTGGTAGATGTGGCACATGAAGCACTGATTCGCCACTGGTTGCTATTACGCAAATGGATTGAGGAAAGTCGGGACATACTGCGACAAAAGCGAAAGATTGAAGTGGCGGCTGTGGAATGGCAAGATAAGGGAAAAGTAAAAGATTATCTGCTTCAGGGAAAACGTTTAACAGAAGCAAAGGTTTTTCAGAAAGAACAATCTAAAAATTTGAGATTATCCAACCTAGCTATTAATTTTATTCAAGTAAGCATCAGGCAAAGGTGGAGTAATCGCTTTAAATCAATAGTTTTGTTCTCAATTATTCCGCTAGGTTTATCGATATATTTAGGCATTGTAGCGGAGAAAGAGATTAGGATAAGGGAACTTTGGCAAACCGTCGATGCTGATAAGGGTAAAGAGTATAGTCAAGCCAGAAATCAAGCACTTGAAAAGCTGGTAAAAGCTGGTGAGAGTCTAACTAACCGAGATTTTAGCAATGCCAACCTCAGCCGTACCAACCTCATCAAAGCCAACCTCAACAGTACCAACCTCAGTGGTGCTAACCTTACCTATGCCGACCTCCTCAAGGCCGACCTGGAATTTGGCAACTTCAGTCATGCCAACCTCAGCCATGCCAACCTCTTCCAGACCTACCTGGGCTATGCCGACTTCAGTCATGCCAACCTCATCGGAGCTAGACTTGCTGGTGCCAATCTCTGGGGGGTCAACCTCGAAGGTGCTAACCTCAGCAACGCTAACCTCGAAGCTGCTAACCTCGGTGGTGCTAACCTCAGCAACGCTAACCTCAGCAATACTGAACTTATTCGTGCCGTTTATACTAAGGAAACTAAGTTTCCTAAGAATTTCAATCCTGCTAATAAAACAATGTATTTGATTGATTCTAATGCTGACCTCAGTGATGCTGACCTCGCAGGTGTAAACCTCAGCGGTGCCAACCTCAGAGGTGCCGACCTCAACTTTGCTAACCTCAGCGGTGTCGACTTCGGTGGTGCTAACCTCAGCGATGCCAGCCTCGGTGGTGCTAACCTCAGTGATGCCGACCTCGGTGGTGCTAACCTCAGTGGTGCTAACCTTAGACGTGCCGTTTATACTAAGTCAACTAAGTTTAGCTACGATTTCAATCCTGCTGACAAACAAATGTATCTAATTGGTGATAACACTAACCTTAAGGGTATCAACCTCAGCGGTACCAACCTCAGAAACACTAACTACCTCAACGGTGTTGACCTGAGCTATGCTGATCTCAGCTATGTCAACCTTATCGAAGCTAGTCTCAGCTATACCAACCTCAGCTATGCTAACCTCCGCTATGCTAACCTCCGCTATGCTAACCTCAGCGGTGCTAACCTCGAAGGTACTAACCTCGAAGGTGCCGACTTCAGCGGTATCAAAAACTTGATCCCTGAGCAAGTGAAGGCTGGTAAAAATTGGGAGAAGGCAAAATACGATGAGGATTTTCGTATCAAACTGGGTTTACCACCAGAATTAGCTAAATGA
- a CDS encoding Uma2 family endonuclease, with product MSAIAINLNPIIQLTDNQFYQLCRENPEVKFERNASGKLLIMPPTGGETGNRNSEINADFVIWNRQTKLGVGFDSSTCFKLPNSANRSPDVAWIRQDRWDALTPEQKEKFPPIAPDFVLELMSPSDSLRETQAKMQEYIDNEAKLGWLINPKMCQVEIYRIGKPVEILASPQELSGEDVLLGFILNLQIIRG from the coding sequence ATGAGTGCGATCGCAATCAACTTAAACCCCATTATCCAACTCACCGATAACCAGTTTTATCAACTCTGTCGGGAAAACCCTGAAGTCAAATTTGAACGCAATGCATCGGGAAAATTACTAATTATGCCACCCACAGGCGGAGAAACTGGAAATCGCAATTCAGAAATTAATGCTGATTTTGTGATTTGGAATCGTCAAACTAAACTAGGAGTTGGCTTCGATTCTTCCACATGCTTTAAACTTCCCAATAGTGCAAACCGTTCTCCTGATGTCGCTTGGATTAGACAAGATAGATGGGATGCACTCACACCTGAACAAAAAGAAAAGTTTCCACCGATCGCACCAGATTTTGTTTTAGAGTTAATGTCACCCAGCGATAGTTTGCGAGAAACGCAAGCGAAAATGCAGGAATATATCGATAACGAAGCTAAATTAGGTTGGTTAATTAATCCGAAAATGTGTCAGGTAGAAATCTATCGGATTGGTAAACCAGTAGAAATATTAGCATCTCCCCAAGAATTATCAGGAGAAGATGTTTTACTAGGATTTATTTTAAATTTACAAATAATCAGGGGATAA
- a CDS encoding DUF6745 domain-containing protein yields MSADYLTPEQRAFIPRYREKWQDIGLSTEGINQQYAMDAVRGIYTALELAEPEIIIVDSPNAAFEYIWNLFKVNSHTILGDAIDSFYWSRIYSNLQSDLLMRLPSDLQTNLHSLFKNDLAKEYANLLQDQLEMQWQDIFGKHFGKRDRHLIKNIFSSCRKPEKFIAGCSYFDFCIQDLNFHQFQNQILILEEFVKNCGWTFFFQNTAIICNHSTTINIDSNNHIHAEDTPAIAFADGYNLYADHGKLKLERARKLDDIGLVHLLEKMNTVEIDSWEEYKLLRIIRKRINVQPMQFLKATNPSTGEVRVSRVSMRFASAIEAARWVNQLITNSET; encoded by the coding sequence ATGTCCGCCGACTATCTGACACCAGAACAACGTGCATTCATACCCCGATATCGAGAAAAATGGCAAGACATTGGACTATCCACGGAAGGCATCAATCAACAATATGCTATGGATGCAGTTCGAGGAATATATACTGCACTCGAACTTGCGGAACCTGAAATAATTATCGTTGATAGCCCTAATGCTGCATTCGAGTACATCTGGAATTTGTTCAAAGTTAATTCCCACACAATCTTGGGTGATGCTATAGATAGTTTTTATTGGAGCAGAATCTACAGTAATTTGCAATCAGATTTACTCATGCGACTACCCAGTGATTTACAAACAAATTTACATTCGTTGTTTAAGAATGATCTGGCAAAAGAGTATGCCAATTTACTGCAAGACCAGCTAGAAATGCAGTGGCAAGATATTTTTGGTAAACACTTTGGTAAGCGCGATCGCCACTTAATTAAAAATATATTCTCTTCTTGCCGAAAACCTGAAAAATTCATTGCTGGATGTAGTTATTTTGATTTTTGTATTCAGGATTTAAATTTCCACCAATTTCAAAATCAAATATTAATTTTAGAAGAATTTGTTAAAAATTGTGGATGGACTTTCTTTTTTCAGAATACTGCTATTATCTGTAACCATTCGACCACAATCAATATTGATAGCAACAACCATATCCATGCCGAAGATACACCTGCGATCGCCTTTGCAGATGGATATAACTTGTATGCAGACCACGGTAAACTAAAGCTTGAACGCGCCCGTAAACTCGATGATATCGGCTTGGTACATTTATTAGAAAAAATGAACACAGTCGAAATTGACTCCTGGGAAGAATACAAATTATTACGTATCATTAGAAAACGAATTAATGTCCAACCTATGCAGTTCCTCAAAGCAACAAATCCTAGTACGGGAGAAGTGAGGGTTTCTAGGGTGTCTATGCGGTTTGCATCTGCTATTGAGGCGGCACGCTGGGTAAACCAATTAATAACTAATAGTGAGACTTGA
- a CDS encoding TIGR04283 family arsenosugar biosynthesis glycosyltransferase — MSQNIDASKISIIIPAINEAGNIKEAIATTKLSLNIEVIVVDGGSKDDTVAIAQSLNVKVISSSPSRAVQMNAGAVAASGEILLFLHADTRLPTGFDEMIRTSIQQPGIVAGAFNLRIDASVLSLRWVEWGVNVRSHFCQMPYGDQAIFLTKEVFQQVGGFPELPIMEDFELIRRLKPIGHIVIIPTPVVTSARRWLQKGVFKTTLLNQIVIIAYLLGVSPERIRRWYRQEKFKRI; from the coding sequence ATGAGTCAGAATATTGACGCTAGCAAAATTTCTATTATCATTCCGGCTATTAATGAAGCAGGGAATATCAAAGAAGCGATCGCTACTACTAAACTCAGTCTAAATATAGAAGTCATTGTAGTAGATGGTGGCTCCAAAGATGATACTGTAGCGATCGCTCAGTCTTTAAATGTCAAAGTTATCTCGTCATCTCCCAGTCGTGCTGTGCAAATGAACGCGGGTGCTGTAGCGGCTAGTGGTGAAATTCTGCTATTTCTTCATGCAGATACCCGTTTACCGACGGGGTTTGATGAGATGATTCGCACATCGATACAACAGCCGGGGATTGTGGCTGGTGCATTTAACTTGCGGATTGATGCATCTGTTTTAAGTTTACGATGGGTGGAGTGGGGAGTAAATGTGCGATCGCATTTTTGCCAAATGCCCTACGGCGACCAAGCAATTTTTTTAACTAAGGAAGTATTTCAGCAAGTTGGTGGTTTTCCCGAATTGCCTATCATGGAAGACTTTGAACTCATCCGTCGGTTAAAACCCATCGGACACATTGTAATTATTCCCACACCAGTTGTTACTTCAGCCCGTAGATGGTTGCAAAAGGGAGTCTTTAAAACTACGTTACTCAATCAAATAGTAATTATTGCTTATTTACTTGGTGTATCACCTGAACGAATTCGTCGTTGGTATCGACAAGAAAAATTTAAGAGGATTTAA
- a CDS encoding DUF2808 domain-containing protein produces the protein MRVTTLFGITLSLAMGIGGVTLPVTQAVQLRDGTVYFVQPPKLVKATTTYKDVNVWGGTYYFTINLPENAGESLQKVTIAQREGTENIRYHLNDTRAFVGERNRKESRLTLGAVTDERETRTVTVNFEPPVTPGQTVTIALRPVSNPSFSGVYLLGVTAFPVGEKSHGQFLGFGRFQFYSNGSSWLFP, from the coding sequence ATGCGTGTTACAACTTTATTTGGAATAACCCTCTCGTTAGCAATGGGTATTGGGGGAGTAACGCTTCCGGTGACTCAAGCGGTGCAGCTTAGAGATGGTACAGTCTACTTTGTCCAGCCGCCGAAACTTGTTAAGGCAACGACTACTTATAAAGATGTGAATGTTTGGGGCGGAACTTACTATTTCACTATCAACCTGCCGGAAAATGCTGGAGAATCTCTCCAGAAAGTAACGATCGCACAGAGAGAGGGAACAGAAAACATCCGCTATCATCTTAATGATACCCGCGCCTTTGTTGGAGAGCGCAATCGCAAAGAATCTCGGCTAACACTAGGCGCAGTCACAGACGAACGCGAGACACGAACCGTTACTGTGAACTTTGAACCGCCTGTAACTCCCGGACAAACTGTAACAATCGCCCTTCGCCCTGTGAGTAATCCTAGCTTTTCTGGTGTCTACTTACTGGGTGTAACAGCGTTTCCAGTGGGTGAGAAATCCCACGGGCAATTTCTCGGCTTTGGACGGTTTCAGTTTTACAGCAATGGAAGTAGCTGGTTGTTTCCATAG
- a CDS encoding Uma2 family endonuclease, translated as MSIPLIDQPTEEKLVTLKNISWDQFKGIETQLQENRNIRLSYLSGILEIMSPIGDKHEKVKRTLGLLLEAYMKNLGIRFYCRGGFTLEEPGYASGTPDESYSIGTEKEVPDIVIEVIVTSGTINRKELYKPKKVPEVWFWKSNSIKIFRLSEQGEYEQVNRSGFFPDLDPALLLNYIAMPDQYDAVVEFEQVIRNQ; from the coding sequence ATGAGCATCCCACTAATAGACCAGCCTACGGAAGAAAAACTTGTAACTCTCAAGAATATTTCTTGGGATCAATTTAAAGGTATCGAAACACAACTTCAGGAAAATCGCAATATCAGACTATCTTATTTGTCAGGAATTTTAGAAATTATGTCCCCAATTGGAGATAAACATGAGAAAGTGAAAAGAACTCTCGGTTTGTTGTTAGAAGCTTACATGAAAAACTTGGGCATCCGGTTCTACTGTCGTGGTGGTTTCACTTTGGAAGAACCTGGATATGCTTCTGGTACGCCAGATGAATCTTACAGCATTGGCACAGAAAAAGAAGTTCCTGACATTGTGATTGAAGTTATTGTCACCAGTGGAACCATTAACAGGAAAGAGTTATACAAACCTAAAAAAGTGCCTGAAGTCTGGTTTTGGAAATCTAACTCTATCAAAATATTCCGTCTTAGCGAACAGGGCGAGTACGAACAAGTAAACCGGAGTGGGTTTTTTCCAGATTTAGATCCAGCTTTGCTGCTCAATTATATCGCCATGCCTGACCAGTACGACGCTGTTGTTGAATTTGAACAGGTAATCCGAAATCAATAA
- a CDS encoding DUF3368 domain-containing protein, whose protein sequence is MKIVFNSSPLIFLSRLEFLDIFLDSADEFYLPNFVAEEISAKSDAASQQVKALIDADKILVKEIQLLSLANRLNIRLGRGESEAIALGTELQTDYIILDDFAARKEATRLGLNVKGTLAVIKKLQVDGKITISSTDQLYQDILAMNFRVKRSLLNTIFSD, encoded by the coding sequence GTGAAGATTGTTTTTAATTCTTCTCCATTAATCTTTTTATCGCGTCTGGAATTTCTCGATATTTTTCTAGATTCTGCCGATGAGTTTTATTTACCGAATTTTGTTGCAGAAGAAATTAGTGCTAAATCTGATGCAGCTAGTCAGCAGGTAAAAGCTTTAATTGATGCTGACAAAATATTAGTCAAAGAAATTCAATTACTTTCTTTAGCCAATCGTCTAAATATCCGACTAGGGAGAGGAGAATCAGAGGCCATTGCTTTAGGCACTGAATTACAAACAGATTACATAATTTTAGATGACTTCGCAGCCCGAAAAGAAGCAACTCGACTGGGATTAAATGTTAAGGGAACCTTAGCAGTCATCAAGAAACTTCAGGTAGATGGCAAAATCACCATTAGTAGCACAGACCAATTGTATCAAGACATCCTGGCAATGAATTTCAGAGTCAAGCGATCGCTCTTGAACACCATTTTTTCAGACTAG
- a CDS encoding DoxX family protein, translated as MNKYKEILRVILGISIIVVGVTHFVIAEPYVKIMPPQLPYPLGLVYLSGFYEILGGIGLLVPPVSQAAAWGLIALFIAVYPANINMAVNHIQLEHIPNSPWVHIIRLPFQAVLIVWAWWYTKSSDWQKQASIIPKSLIPKELKWK; from the coding sequence ATGAATAAGTATAAAGAAATATTACGTGTCATTCTTGGTATATCAATCATTGTGGTTGGGGTGACACACTTTGTTATTGCAGAACCGTATGTCAAAATTATGCCACCGCAACTTCCTTATCCTTTAGGATTAGTTTATCTCAGTGGTTTTTATGAAATTTTGGGTGGTATTGGCTTATTAGTCCCGCCTGTAAGCCAGGCTGCTGCTTGGGGACTTATTGCTCTTTTTATTGCCGTTTATCCTGCCAATATCAATATGGCGGTTAATCATATTCAGCTAGAACATATACCAAATTCACCTTGGGTACACATAATCAGGCTTCCCTTTCAAGCAGTTTTAATTGTTTGGGCTTGGTGGTACACAAAATCTTCTGATTGGCAAAAACAAGCTTCTATTATTCCCAAGTCACTCATTCCCAAAGAATTAAAATGGAAATGA
- a CDS encoding CU044_2847 family protein: protein MTQLTPIELEDGTIIYIEATDNVDAPPVSIEVSPEGEEEALIDKGWNADVAQKQIVQNFQAIEGTIRAYTVYSLNAFKKIPVANIDKVTLEFGIKVGGEAGIPYITKGTAESNLKITVECSFPEQVEKKTQQS from the coding sequence ATGACTCAACTCACACCTATCGAGTTAGAAGATGGCACGATTATTTATATTGAAGCCACTGATAATGTAGATGCACCGCCAGTTAGTATTGAAGTTTCCCCGGAGGGAGAGGAAGAAGCGCTAATTGATAAGGGATGGAATGCTGATGTTGCACAAAAACAAATAGTGCAAAATTTCCAAGCAATTGAAGGTACAATTCGGGCTTACACTGTTTATTCACTTAATGCTTTTAAGAAAATCCCTGTTGCTAATATTGATAAAGTAACTCTAGAATTTGGCATCAAAGTTGGCGGTGAAGCAGGTATACCTTATATTACTAAAGGCACGGCTGAAAGCAATCTTAAGATAACGGTAGAGTGTTCATTTCCTGAGCAAGTGGAAAAGAAAACTCAGCAATCATGA